In Oscillatoria acuminata PCC 6304, a single window of DNA contains:
- a CDS encoding AAA family ATPase, whose product MLSLAGYEILEEIHESNHTIVCRGRKEGQVQTEILKFLKTEYPTPTEIAKFRHQYEIVKPLDIPGIVKPLHLETWGRGLVLTMEDAGLLSAEQLLFTQTLNLETFFKIAIPVTKSLGEIHKQSIIHLDIKPQNIVVNLDPFRVTLIDFGISTRLERSHQTLSNPNLLEGTLAYMSPEQTGRMNRSIDYRTDFYSLGVTFYQLLTGELPFPTTDPVEMVHAHIAKQPIPPHQVNPEIPNAVSSIVMKLLSKTAEERYQSAYGLSYDLEKCWTQWRETGEIEWFSPGEQDTSDKFQISQKLYGREAEIAALMAAFARVSGTSPSAATPETAGTGIELMLVSGFSGIGKSVIVQEIHKPIAQQRGYFISGKFDQFNRDIPYQSLIQAFQNLIRQILTETPERLARWQQRIIEALGTEGQVLIDVIPELELLIGGQPPVPELPPTETQNRFNLLFQKFIAVFAQKEHTLVLFLDDLQWVDLASLKLIQRLATASESQALLIIGAYRDNEVDAAHPLISAVEEMEEKGAIINRIELQPLNLEHINELIADTVHCDLTKSLPLGQLIYNKTQGNPFFINQLLKSLYDSHLLTFRFPDGESKGEWSWEMDQIQAVEMTDNVVELMTHNIQKLAPTVQESLKIAACIGNSFDLKTLAVVREQSQITVARDLWPAVREGFIFSSKNYSFLPESSEETAAYLQDSDFRIEYKFLHDRVQQAAYSLIPESDKPHTHLRIGQLMLSQTVPEELESKIFDITTHLNAGRDGIVDLEFKLELAQLNTQAGKKAKASTAYQAAVKHLAIARSLLPETAWKSEIAYPLTFKVYRELAECEYLAGNFQEADQLFNILLERVVDNFERAEIYNLIVLLTITQERFYESVQAGLAGMKLMGLEVPETEEELQEAIGTQMQEVQANLTGVNIAELLHRPPMEDPEKQVCMTLLANFWGASFGGGYINYNVWCVLTMTRLSLTFGHAETSAFAYSAYGLMLALQNYYQTGYEFGEVALKLLDKSTTPIFGGKVINLFCNAVNPYRKPFRTNLALYDHSYLICRSVGDIIYGVWALFLKLWIRLEIGDSLPEIAKEADKFLLIIRQTNYQSMVYACLNLQHVIKQFQGVEDEFDEVEGLRLWREGNLISGVNWYYYLKTQFLYTFERYEEALAICREADPLVPANFGFFPQTKHPFYYGLVLAAVYITASETEQEEYWTLLEKQQQQLQIWAENCPENYQDKFLLLSAEMARLSGKELEAMELYRQAIAQAKASGFTQNEALANELAAQFYFRKGWDEVGKVYIREAAYNYQKWGAEAKLQQLETKYPQFLRRGGQSGSSMDSFQTVNSSTGSSRASSLDLFTVMKASEAFSSEIVLSKMLEKLILILQENAGASKAFLILQTEDQLTVEAAVVSGEKRMVLQSIPVEESPDISSAIVNYVAKTQSDVVLNNATREGLFTQDPYILEHQPKSVLCTTIRHQGKLTGILYFENNLTTDAFTSDRLEVLQVLASQAAISLENALLYRTLEQKVEERTAELAQANAEITILNDRLKADNVRMAAELDVTRRLQQMILPKQAELNAISGLEIAGFMEPAEEVGGDYYDVLQYQDRVKIGIGDVTGHGLESGVLMIMAQTVVRSLLEGNFTNPQEFLDVLNRTVYHNARRMNCDKTMTLALLDYADGVLQISGQHEEVLVVRSGGELERIDTIDLGFPIAMVEEMAEFVTTARVELNPGDVVVLYTDGITEAFDMNKREYGLERLIEVVQQNCHKSADDIQQAVIADVKGYIGQQKVYDDITLLVLKQKAGD is encoded by the coding sequence ATGCTCTCTCTTGCGGGTTATGAAATCTTAGAAGAAATTCACGAAAGTAATCATACCATTGTTTGTCGAGGCCGCAAAGAAGGCCAAGTCCAGACGGAAATTCTCAAATTCTTAAAAACTGAATATCCCACCCCGACAGAAATTGCTAAATTCCGACATCAATATGAAATTGTCAAGCCGTTAGATATCCCCGGCATTGTTAAGCCTTTACACCTAGAAACCTGGGGTCGGGGTTTGGTTTTAACGATGGAAGATGCTGGACTTTTATCAGCAGAGCAACTTCTATTTACTCAAACCCTAAACTTAGAAACCTTTTTTAAAATTGCAATTCCCGTTACGAAAAGTCTGGGAGAAATTCATAAACAATCGATTATTCATTTAGATATTAAACCTCAAAATATTGTGGTCAATCTCGATCCATTCCGAGTGACCCTCATCGATTTTGGCATTTCTACTCGTCTGGAACGTTCCCACCAAACCTTGAGTAATCCGAATTTACTTGAAGGGACTCTGGCTTATATGTCCCCGGAACAAACCGGGCGGATGAATCGCTCCATTGACTACCGCACGGACTTTTATTCTCTGGGCGTTACATTTTATCAACTGCTCACCGGGGAGCTTCCATTTCCGACTACGGACCCGGTGGAAATGGTTCATGCTCACATTGCGAAACAACCGATTCCCCCCCATCAAGTTAATCCAGAAATTCCTAATGCGGTCAGTTCAATTGTGATGAAATTGCTGTCCAAGACGGCAGAAGAGCGGTATCAAAGTGCTTATGGGTTAAGCTATGATTTAGAAAAATGTTGGACTCAATGGCGAGAAACAGGTGAGATTGAGTGGTTTAGTCCCGGAGAACAGGATACCTCGGATAAATTCCAAATCTCCCAAAAACTGTATGGTAGAGAAGCAGAAATTGCAGCATTAATGGCGGCTTTTGCACGAGTTAGCGGAACGTCCCCAAGTGCAGCCACTCCAGAAACCGCTGGGACGGGAATCGAACTGATGTTAGTGTCAGGGTTTTCCGGAATTGGTAAGTCGGTAATTGTTCAAGAAATTCATAAACCGATCGCCCAACAACGGGGCTATTTTATCTCGGGTAAATTTGACCAATTTAACCGAGATATTCCCTATCAATCTCTAATTCAAGCCTTTCAAAATTTGATTCGCCAAATTTTAACGGAAACCCCGGAACGATTGGCGCGTTGGCAACAGCGGATTATTGAAGCGTTAGGAACGGAAGGACAGGTACTCATCGATGTGATTCCGGAATTAGAGTTACTGATTGGGGGGCAACCTCCGGTTCCGGAACTGCCGCCAACGGAAACTCAAAACCGATTTAATTTACTGTTTCAAAAGTTTATTGCAGTTTTTGCCCAAAAAGAACATACCCTTGTGCTATTTTTGGATGATTTGCAGTGGGTAGATTTGGCTTCTTTGAAGCTGATTCAACGATTAGCCACCGCTTCGGAAAGTCAGGCTTTACTGATTATTGGGGCCTATCGGGATAATGAAGTGGATGCAGCTCATCCGTTAATCTCGGCAGTCGAGGAGATGGAAGAAAAAGGAGCTATTATTAATCGGATTGAACTGCAACCGCTGAACTTAGAACATATCAATGAATTGATTGCAGATACTGTTCACTGTGATCTCACCAAAAGCCTGCCCCTGGGGCAGTTGATTTATAATAAAACCCAAGGCAATCCATTTTTTATCAACCAGTTGCTCAAATCGCTTTATGACAGTCATCTATTAACCTTTCGGTTTCCAGATGGGGAGAGCAAGGGGGAGTGGTCCTGGGAAATGGACCAAATTCAAGCGGTGGAGATGACAGATAATGTGGTTGAATTAATGACCCATAATATTCAGAAACTTGCGCCGACGGTACAAGAAAGTTTGAAGATAGCCGCTTGTATTGGAAATAGTTTTGATTTGAAAACTTTGGCGGTGGTCCGGGAACAGTCCCAGATTACAGTCGCTCGGGATTTGTGGCCAGCAGTGCGGGAAGGATTCATCTTTTCTAGTAAAAATTATAGCTTTTTACCGGAAAGTAGTGAAGAAACGGCTGCTTATTTGCAAGATAGCGATTTTAGGATAGAATACAAGTTTCTACACGATCGCGTTCAACAGGCGGCTTACTCTTTAATTCCCGAATCTGACAAGCCCCATACTCACTTACGGATCGGCCAATTGATGCTGAGTCAGACCGTTCCCGAGGAGTTAGAAAGTAAAATTTTTGATATTACGACCCATTTAAACGCCGGTCGAGACGGCATTGTAGACCTCGAATTTAAGCTCGAATTAGCTCAATTAAATACCCAAGCTGGCAAAAAAGCCAAAGCCTCTACAGCCTACCAAGCAGCGGTCAAACACTTGGCGATCGCCCGGTCTTTGTTGCCCGAGACTGCTTGGAAATCGGAAATCGCTTATCCGCTCACATTTAAAGTTTATCGGGAATTGGCCGAATGTGAGTATTTAGCGGGGAACTTTCAGGAGGCGGATCAGCTATTTAATATCCTATTAGAGCGAGTCGTTGATAACTTTGAACGGGCTGAAATTTATAACCTGATTGTGCTGCTGACGATTACCCAGGAGCGATTTTATGAATCGGTGCAAGCGGGATTAGCGGGGATGAAGCTGATGGGGTTAGAGGTCCCGGAAACCGAGGAGGAATTGCAAGAGGCGATCGGCACACAAATGCAGGAAGTGCAAGCTAATTTAACGGGAGTTAATATTGCCGAACTCCTGCACCGACCCCCGATGGAAGACCCGGAAAAACAGGTTTGCATGACCCTGTTAGCCAACTTTTGGGGAGCTTCATTTGGCGGCGGTTACATCAATTATAATGTCTGGTGTGTATTAACCATGACCAGGCTTTCCTTAACCTTTGGTCATGCGGAAACCTCTGCCTTTGCTTACTCAGCTTATGGATTGATGCTGGCGCTACAAAACTACTATCAAACTGGGTATGAATTTGGCGAAGTTGCCTTAAAACTGCTGGACAAATCCACGACTCCTATTTTTGGCGGCAAGGTGATTAATTTGTTTTGTAATGCCGTCAATCCTTACCGGAAACCCTTCAGGACTAATCTGGCCCTCTATGACCACTCTTACTTGATTTGCCGGTCTGTCGGGGATATCATTTATGGAGTATGGGCTTTATTCTTGAAACTCTGGATCCGGTTAGAAATTGGGGACAGTCTGCCAGAAATTGCCAAGGAAGCTGATAAATTTCTGCTCATCATTCGCCAGACCAATTATCAAAGTATGGTGTACGCTTGCCTAAATTTACAGCACGTCATCAAGCAGTTTCAGGGGGTTGAGGATGAGTTTGATGAAGTCGAGGGATTGCGGTTGTGGCGTGAGGGCAATTTAATCAGTGGGGTGAATTGGTACTATTATTTAAAAACTCAATTTTTATATACCTTTGAACGCTATGAGGAAGCCCTCGCCATCTGTCGGGAAGCGGACCCCCTGGTTCCGGCTAACTTTGGGTTTTTCCCCCAAACAAAACATCCGTTTTATTATGGGTTGGTGTTAGCGGCGGTTTATATAACGGCATCGGAAACCGAACAGGAAGAGTATTGGACACTTCTGGAAAAACAGCAGCAACAACTCCAAATCTGGGCAGAGAACTGCCCGGAAAATTATCAGGATAAATTCCTGTTGTTGTCCGCTGAAATGGCGCGACTTTCGGGAAAAGAACTGGAAGCAATGGAGCTTTATCGGCAGGCGATCGCCCAGGCAAAAGCATCCGGTTTTACTCAAAATGAAGCCCTCGCGAATGAACTGGCGGCGCAGTTTTATTTCCGCAAAGGATGGGATGAAGTCGGCAAAGTTTATATCCGAGAAGCCGCTTACAATTACCAAAAATGGGGCGCAGAAGCCAAGCTGCAACAGTTAGAAACGAAATATCCTCAATTTTTACGCCGGGGTGGCCAATCCGGTTCATCGATGGATTCCTTTCAAACTGTTAACTCTTCCACGGGAAGCAGTCGCGCCAGTTCCCTAGATTTGTTTACGGTAATGAAAGCCTCGGAAGCATTTTCCAGCGAAATTGTCCTTAGCAAGATGCTGGAAAAGTTAATTTTAATTCTCCAAGAGAATGCCGGTGCATCTAAAGCCTTTTTGATTTTACAAACTGAAGACCAATTAACCGTTGAAGCAGCGGTGGTTTCTGGGGAAAAAAGGATGGTCCTGCAATCGATTCCCGTAGAAGAATCCCCAGATATTTCCTCCGCAATTGTCAATTATGTAGCCAAAACTCAGTCTGATGTGGTGTTAAATAATGCGACAAGGGAGGGACTGTTTACTCAAGACCCTTATATTCTTGAACATCAACCGAAATCGGTCCTCTGTACCACGATTCGCCATCAAGGGAAACTGACGGGAATTCTGTATTTTGAAAATAACTTAACCACCGATGCCTTTACGAGCGATCGCCTCGAAGTTCTGCAAGTCTTAGCCTCCCAAGCTGCTATCTCTCTTGAAAATGCCCTGCTATACCGTACCTTAGAGCAAAAAGTAGAGGAACGGACCGCTGAATTGGCCCAAGCAAATGCGGAAATTACTATTCTGAACGATCGCCTAAAAGCGGACAATGTTCGCATGGCAGCGGAATTAGATGTTACCCGTCGCCTGCAACAAATGATTTTACCGAAACAGGCGGAACTCAATGCGATTTCCGGGTTAGAGATTGCTGGATTTATGGAACCCGCAGAAGAAGTCGGTGGGGATTATTATGATGTGCTGCAATATCAGGACCGGGTGAAAATTGGCATCGGAGATGTGACGGGACATGGGTTAGAAAGTGGGGTGTTAATGATTATGGCTCAAACCGTAGTCCGGAGTTTATTGGAAGGGAATTTTACAAATCCCCAGGAATTTTTAGATGTTCTGAATCGTACGGTTTATCATAATGCCCGACGGATGAATTGTGATAAAACCATGACTTTGGCCCTGTTGGATTATGCCGATGGCGTCTTGCAAATCAGTGGACAACATGAAGAAGTGCTCGTGGTGCGATCGGGGGGGGAACTGGAACGAATTGATACCATTGATTTAGGATTTCCCATCGCAATGGTGGAAGAAATGGCCGAGTTTGTCACCACCGCCCGAGTCGAGTTAAATCCCGGGGATGTTGTGGTCCTCTACACCGATGGGATTACGGAAGCATTTGATATGAACAAGCGAGAATACGGATTAGAACGGTTAATTGAGGTGGTCCAGCAAAACTGTCACAAATCCGCCGATGACATTCAACAAGCAGTGATTGCAGATGTTAAGGGATATATTGGTCAACAAAAAGTTTATGATGATATTACCTTACTGGTGCTCAAGCAGAAGGCAGGGGATTGA
- a CDS encoding CHAT domain-containing protein, producing MANSMNAFEFEITIQSQSGENSWPIVVRCKQPDGLTTHAQETLKFTQEDFNLLIQHQENERAYGTLLGKALFQGSVGQTFVRAFSKNGPDCLLRVLLAIEAGENDPMKTLHWERLCAPIEADGSWQILVRDQRVPFSLYIPTIVDRRFPPIGRRDLRCLIVVASPSNLGKYQLTPFDVEGVLSGVKTALGDIPYSILANNIEGALGPPTLQELSKQLTHAEKPYTLLHFVCHGKLLSSGETVLYWATEDDEVLPVPAEELLKELKNIGNHQRSLPHFTFLCSCESADPRAEGALGGLAQRLVRQLGMPAVVAMTRKVSVETALVLGQNFYQRLRESGEVDMALQEATAGLGKRHDITVPALFSRLGGRPLFSDRLDNRDLTDEEIDYGIEKLGLLLSERSPNATVLKRRFFKQVKILKNTKGAESRNAKEERTQALSEIDGLCEQVLEIGFEALAALGKAPPEYKAECPFPGLSSFGEKRYHKFFFGRDELIKNLQKELAKDNFLAVIGTSGSGKSSVVLAGLIPLLKEEEPDLRWAYLTPTRDPIAQLDKRLEILSKSGDRPTLLVVDQFEELFTLCEDPDIRQEFIQKMLKFAQRHKVVITMRADFLGECTFYPDLRKRIETRQKLVGPMEASELVIAMKMQADSAGLRFEAGLSNAILNEVKGEPGAMPLLQYALQELWKRRHGRWLCDEEYQAIGGVQQAIAKTANDFYHNLPESEQPQLQNIFLRLTRLDDSAGPGDKRRDTRRRVDLEDLVTSESDLDVTKKLVQQLAGEGARLVVTSRNDTTGHLEVEVAHEALIRHWPLLQEWLDQNRNDLQLRETIARAASDWQQHQGQLDRDVYLIHQGGRLEDAETLWKQPKSVRLNPLEAEYVGACVELRDRLKKQEQLRRQRQLFAATCAAFICGSFAMFAGYQWRNAEIQKIEAFLKTAESHFATYQGLEARIASLQAQKLLNKSFWQRVLPQIDLEKKVTETLYQLTYAGLEVNRLENTQGKILALAVSPDGRFATGGDDGMARIWNTEGKLLQELKASEKGQDYGSQEVNRVAFNPEGTLLATAADDGTARLWDTEGKLVATLKGHKGPVIRVIFSPDGKLLATGGTDGTAKLWDTEGKLVATLKGHKDRVNSVAFSPDGKFLATGGSEKTVYRWNTSGTLIDQLVGHEGWAEIAFSSNGHLASGGDDGIVSIWDSSGKLLQELYLNNREVNSLGFSPDGKLLATGGDDGTARIWDISSGKQLQELKGHQGPVYLVRFSPDGRLLATGGSDGTACIWDTSANQLAKFLGHQGGVKNMAFSPDNRFLITSGYQSTARVWDISALQSDTLQANQDLILGVAFSYDGNLLATAGQHGNVRIWDSSGSLLKKFQGDKDWVSSVAFSPDGRLATGGDDGIVRIWDSSGNPLKELKKQEGKVNSVAFSHDGRLATGGDDGIVRIWDSSGNPLKELKGHEVRVNTVAFSADGRLATGGDDGKFRIWDSSGNLLKEITGHQGRVRSVAFSPEGNLLVTAGEYSTIRLWNTSKLLVDTNPLATLKRHEGEVFSIAFSPKDSFLVSGGVDGTVRVGPIGDLNQIRSLNCGWLQTYLNNPNRALALSETDRQVCDGIILPDNPPTDP from the coding sequence ATGGCAAACAGTATGAATGCGTTTGAATTCGAGATTACCATCCAAAGTCAATCCGGGGAAAATAGCTGGCCGATAGTCGTCCGGTGCAAACAACCCGATGGACTCACCACCCACGCTCAAGAAACCCTGAAATTCACTCAGGAGGATTTCAATCTTCTCATCCAACATCAGGAAAACGAAAGAGCATACGGCACCTTATTAGGAAAAGCTCTCTTTCAAGGCAGCGTGGGTCAAACCTTTGTCCGTGCCTTCTCCAAAAACGGACCCGACTGCCTTTTAAGAGTCCTCCTCGCCATAGAAGCGGGGGAAAATGATCCCATGAAAACCCTCCATTGGGAACGACTCTGCGCGCCAATTGAGGCTGATGGAAGTTGGCAAATTCTAGTGCGAGACCAGCGGGTCCCCTTTTCCCTCTACATCCCCACCATCGTCGATCGCCGGTTTCCCCCCATCGGCAGAAGGGACCTGCGTTGCCTGATTGTAGTCGCCAGTCCTTCTAATTTAGGTAAATATCAACTCACCCCCTTCGATGTAGAAGGCGTCCTATCTGGAGTCAAAACCGCCCTCGGAGACATCCCTTACTCCATCCTCGCCAACAATATTGAAGGCGCACTCGGTCCACCGACTTTGCAAGAGCTCTCCAAACAACTCACCCATGCCGAGAAGCCTTACACCTTACTGCACTTCGTCTGTCACGGCAAGTTGCTTTCTAGTGGGGAAACCGTGCTGTATTGGGCCACGGAAGACGACGAAGTGCTACCCGTTCCCGCAGAAGAATTACTCAAGGAACTGAAAAACATCGGTAATCATCAGCGGAGTTTACCTCACTTTACCTTCCTATGTAGTTGTGAAAGCGCAGACCCCCGGGCCGAAGGTGCATTAGGCGGACTCGCACAAAGACTGGTGCGACAATTGGGGATGCCTGCGGTGGTGGCGATGACTCGGAAAGTCAGTGTAGAAACTGCCTTAGTCTTAGGACAAAACTTTTACCAACGACTGCGCGAGTCGGGAGAAGTAGATATGGCGCTACAGGAAGCAACCGCAGGACTGGGGAAACGTCATGATATCACGGTTCCGGCTTTGTTCAGCCGATTGGGAGGGCGTCCGTTATTTAGCGATCGCCTGGATAACCGGGACCTCACCGACGAAGAAATCGACTATGGGATTGAGAAACTCGGACTGCTGTTGTCAGAGCGATCGCCCAATGCTACGGTACTCAAGCGCCGGTTTTTCAAGCAAGTTAAGATTCTGAAAAATACCAAAGGCGCAGAATCGCGTAACGCCAAAGAAGAGAGAACCCAGGCGTTAAGTGAAATTGATGGACTCTGTGAACAAGTGCTGGAAATCGGGTTTGAGGCCCTCGCCGCCTTGGGGAAAGCGCCACCAGAATATAAAGCAGAATGTCCCTTTCCCGGTCTATCTTCCTTCGGCGAAAAAAGATATCACAAATTCTTTTTTGGTCGGGATGAATTGATTAAAAACTTACAAAAGGAATTGGCCAAAGACAATTTCCTAGCGGTAATTGGCACATCAGGGAGTGGCAAATCATCGGTGGTGTTAGCGGGATTGATTCCGCTGTTAAAAGAGGAAGAACCAGACCTGCGCTGGGCCTATTTGACGCCGACCAGAGACCCGATCGCCCAATTGGATAAACGCTTGGAAATCCTCTCGAAGTCGGGCGATCGGCCAACCCTGTTAGTGGTAGACCAATTTGAGGAACTGTTTACCCTCTGTGAAGACCCAGACATCCGGCAAGAATTTATCCAAAAAATGTTAAAGTTTGCCCAACGGCACAAAGTGGTAATCACCATGCGGGCCGACTTTTTGGGAGAATGCACCTTTTACCCGGACTTGAGAAAGCGCATAGAAACCCGACAGAAATTAGTGGGGCCAATGGAAGCCAGTGAACTGGTGATTGCCATGAAAATGCAGGCGGATAGCGCAGGGTTGCGGTTTGAAGCGGGGTTGAGCAATGCCATCCTGAATGAAGTCAAGGGAGAACCTGGGGCGATGCCTCTGTTGCAATATGCTTTGCAGGAGTTGTGGAAGCGACGACATGGCAGGTGGTTGTGCGATGAAGAGTATCAGGCGATCGGAGGCGTGCAACAGGCGATCGCCAAAACCGCCAATGATTTTTACCACAACTTACCCGAGAGTGAGCAACCGCAACTCCAGAATATCTTTTTGCGTTTAACTCGGTTGGATGACAGTGCTGGACCCGGGGACAAGCGCCGAGATACCCGTCGCCGAGTGGACTTAGAGGATTTAGTAACGAGTGAGAGTGACCTAGATGTGACCAAGAAACTGGTGCAGCAGTTGGCTGGGGAAGGGGCGCGCTTAGTGGTGACCAGTCGCAATGACACCACAGGTCATTTAGAGGTGGAGGTCGCTCATGAGGCGTTAATTCGCCATTGGCCGTTGTTGCAGGAGTGGTTAGACCAAAACCGCAATGATTTGCAATTGCGTGAGACTATTGCTCGGGCCGCCTCGGATTGGCAGCAGCATCAAGGACAATTGGATCGGGATGTTTATTTGATTCATCAGGGGGGACGATTAGAAGATGCAGAGACCTTGTGGAAACAACCGAAATCCGTGCGGTTGAATCCCTTGGAGGCAGAATATGTGGGGGCTTGTGTCGAATTGCGCGATCGGCTCAAAAAACAGGAACAACTACGCCGACAACGCCAACTCTTCGCCGCCACCTGCGCCGCCTTTATCTGTGGTAGCTTTGCCATGTTCGCCGGTTATCAATGGCGAAATGCCGAAATTCAGAAAATTGAGGCTTTTCTGAAAACAGCAGAATCCCACTTCGCCACTTATCAGGGACTCGAAGCCAGGATCGCCAGCCTCCAGGCGCAGAAACTACTCAATAAGTCATTCTGGCAAAGGGTATTGCCACAGATTGATTTAGAGAAGAAAGTCACCGAAACACTATACCAACTCACTTATGCAGGACTGGAAGTCAACCGTTTAGAAAATACTCAAGGTAAGATTCTCGCGCTGGCAGTCAGTCCCGATGGGCGGTTTGCGACGGGTGGGGATGACGGCATGGCCCGCATCTGGAATACTGAGGGCAAGTTGTTACAAGAACTCAAGGCAAGTGAAAAAGGCCAAGACTACGGGAGCCAGGAAGTGAATAGGGTGGCCTTCAACCCGGAGGGGACTTTACTAGCGACAGCGGCAGATGATGGCACTGCCCGCCTCTGGGATACCGAGGGCAAGCTCGTGGCTACACTTAAGGGGCATAAAGGCCCGGTTATTCGGGTTATATTCAGTCCTGATGGGAAGTTACTGGCGACAGGTGGAACTGATGGCACTGCCAAACTCTGGGATACCGAAGGCAAGCTCGTGGCTACACTCAAGGGGCATAAAGACAGAGTAAATAGTGTAGCGTTTAGCCCCGATGGGAAGTTCCTGGCGACAGGTGGATCAGAGAAAACCGTCTATCGCTGGAATACCTCCGGCACTCTGATAGATCAACTTGTGGGGCATGAAGGCTGGGCCGAAATAGCCTTCAGTTCTAATGGCCATTTAGCCAGTGGTGGAGATGATGGGATCGTCAGCATCTGGGATTCCTCGGGCAAGTTGTTACAGGAACTCTATCTGAATAACAGGGAGGTTAATAGCCTGGGGTTCAGCCCTGATGGGAAATTACTGGCGACTGGTGGAGATGACGGGACTGCCCGGATCTGGGATATCTCCTCTGGCAAGCAGCTACAGGAACTCAAAGGGCATCAAGGCCCGGTCTACCTTGTGAGATTTAGCCCCGATGGACGGTTGCTGGCAACGGGTGGATCAGACGGGACTGCCTGCATCTGGGATACCTCCGCCAATCAGTTGGCTAAATTCCTGGGGCATCAAGGTGGGGTCAAAAACATGGCGTTTAGCCCTGATAACCGTTTCTTAATCACCAGTGGATATCAGAGCACCGCCCGGGTCTGGGACATCTCTGCGCTTCAGTCAGACACACTCCAAGCCAATCAAGACCTAATCCTTGGTGTGGCATTTAGCTACGATGGGAATTTACTAGCGACGGCTGGACAACACGGCAACGTCCGGATCTGGGATAGCTCCGGTTCTCTGTTAAAGAAGTTCCAGGGTGATAAAGATTGGGTGAGTAGTGTGGCATTCAGCCCCGATGGGCGTTTAGCTACAGGTGGAGATGACGGGATTGTCCGCATCTGGGATAGCTCTGGCAATCCATTAAAGGAACTCAAAAAGCAGGAAGGCAAGGTTAATAGCGTGGCATTTAGTCACGATGGGCGTTTAGCTACAGGTGGAGATGACGGGATTGTCCGCATCTGGGATAGCTCTGGCAATCCATTAAAGGAACTCAAAGGGCATGAAGTGAGGGTAAATACCGTGGCGTTCAGCGCCGATGGGCGTTTAGCGACAGGTGGAGATGACGGAAAATTCCGCATCTGGGATAGCTCTGGCAATCTGTTAAAGGAAATCACAGGGCATCAAGGCCGGGTGAGGAGCGTGGCGTTTAGTCCGGAGGGGAATTTATTGGTGACGGCTGGAGAATACAGCACCATCAGACTCTGGAATACCTCAAAGTTGCTGGTCGATACCAATCCGTTGGCTACACTCAAGAGGCATGAAGGCGAGGTGTTCAGCATCGCCTTCAGTCCAAAAGACTCTTTTCTGGTGAGCGGTGGAGTGGATGGCACTGTCCGCGTGGGGCCGATTGGAGACTTGAATCAAATCCGGTCACTCAATTGCGGTTGGCTCCAGACCTATCTGAACAACCCTAATCGTGCTCTGGCGCTAAGTGAGACCGATCGCCAAGTGTGTGATGGAATCATCCTCCCTGACAATCCACCCACCGATCCATAA
- a CDS encoding catalase family protein — protein MSSQGQKLELYHEYPPPGEAAAIEAIEQITRAMITQTYPEGNRPAKRDQHTKDHGCVRGEFTVEPNLPEEARFGVFKEPRTYPVWIRFSNGFERSRPDYKPDVRGIAIKLMGVEGEKVLPEEKFEKTQDFLLINYPVFFIRNAIDYLDFFQKRAGKKMIRFFFPGLNPSEWRFHEFIVALLSVKDPVPNLLSVQYWSNLPYKLGPRAIRFTLIPTSPPLKNLPNFNVEKYLREGIIEYLQEREARFDFLIQFQTDPYTMPIEDGTIDWDERRSPFQKVATLTIPRQTFNSPAQQEFCENLSFSPWHCLPDHQPLGGINRVRRQVYQAISKLRHEMNQAPRREPTGDEVF, from the coding sequence ATGTCAAGTCAGGGACAGAAACTAGAACTTTACCACGAGTACCCACCGCCAGGGGAAGCCGCAGCTATTGAGGCGATCGAGCAAATTACCCGAGCGATGATCACTCAAACCTACCCCGAAGGAAACCGACCCGCTAAACGAGACCAACACACCAAAGATCATGGGTGCGTCCGAGGCGAGTTTACCGTGGAGCCAAACCTGCCCGAAGAAGCCCGCTTTGGGGTTTTTAAGGAACCCCGAACCTATCCGGTGTGGATTCGGTTCTCCAATGGCTTTGAACGCAGCAGGCCCGATTACAAACCGGATGTCCGAGGGATCGCCATCAAATTGATGGGAGTAGAAGGCGAAAAGGTCTTGCCTGAAGAGAAATTTGAAAAAACCCAAGACTTTTTGTTAATTAACTACCCCGTCTTTTTTATTCGCAATGCCATAGATTACCTTGACTTTTTTCAAAAACGGGCAGGGAAGAAAATGATCAGGTTTTTCTTTCCTGGCTTAAATCCGTCCGAGTGGCGCTTCCATGAATTTATTGTAGCCCTATTGAGTGTTAAAGATCCGGTTCCAAATTTACTGTCGGTTCAATATTGGAGCAACTTACCCTACAAATTGGGACCGAGAGCCATTCGCTTTACCCTGATCCCCACTTCTCCTCCGTTGAAAAATTTACCTAATTTTAATGTAGAGAAGTATCTGCGGGAAGGGATAATTGAGTATTTGCAAGAAAGAGAAGCGCGGTTTGATTTTTTAATTCAGTTTCAAACCGACCCCTATACAATGCCCATTGAAGATGGCACGATTGATTGGGATGAGCGGCGATCGCCTTTTCAAAAAGTCGCGACCCTCACCATTCCCCGTCAAACCTTCAACTCTCCCGCACAACAAGAGTTTTGCGAAAATTTATCCTTCAGTCCTTGGCACTGCCTCCCGGACCACCAACCCCTTGGGGGAATCAACCGAGTCCGGCGACAAGTCTACCAAGCCATTTCTAAACTCCGGCACGAAATGAACCAAGCTCCCCGCCGTGAACCCACCGGAGACGAGGTGTTTTAG